DNA sequence from the Blastomonas fulva genome:
TGGCCGATCAGCCCAGCCTGATCAGCCTGTATTATGATCTTGGCGTCCGATGGATGCTTATGGCCTACAACCGCGCCAACCGGGTCGGCAGCGGTTGCCATGAGGACGAGGACCGCGGGTTGACCGCGTTCGGGCGTATCGTGTTGGACGAGATGGCCCGTGTCGGCATGGTGGCCTGCTGTTCGCACACTGGCCATCGTACGACGATGGACGTGATGCATTACGCGTCGCGACCGGTCATCTTCTCGCACTCCAACCCGCGCGCGCTGCACGACCACCCCCGCAACATCCGTGATGAAGCCATGCGGGCCTGCGCTGCGACCGGAGGCGTGGTCGGGATCAACGGCATCGGCATCTTCCTCGGCCAGAACGACAATTCGACCGAAACCTTCGTGCGCCACGTCGATTATGCGGTTCAGTTGATCGGTGCCGAGCATGTTGGGCTGGGGCTGGACTATGTCTTCGATGCCGCTGAACTGGATGATTATCTCGTCAGCATGGCCTCCACTTTTCCCGAAGGCTTCAGCTATCAGGCCGGTATGAAGATGATCGAGCCCGAGCGGCTGTCGGACATCGTCGAAGCTCTCGTGAAACGGGGATACCCCGAAGCCGCCATTGGCGGGATTCTGGGCGGCAACTTCATGCGCGTGGCCCGCGACGTCTGGCGACCTGCCTAGGTCTCGGCGATGCAAAGCCGGGACACCC
Encoded proteins:
- a CDS encoding dipeptidase, encoding MMVTQPPVNLKDWLVWDNHGCLPLRPFDTVFLPQLARYRQAGVDVAIVNIGFGDHGIEDHIRMIANFRHWLKQHPESYVLIATVDDIERARREGKLAIAFNMEGANGVADQPSLISLYYDLGVRWMLMAYNRANRVGSGCHEDEDRGLTAFGRIVLDEMARVGMVACCSHTGHRTTMDVMHYASRPVIFSHSNPRALHDHPRNIRDEAMRACAATGGVVGINGIGIFLGQNDNSTETFVRHVDYAVQLIGAEHVGLGLDYVFDAAELDDYLVSMASTFPEGFSYQAGMKMIEPERLSDIVEALVKRGYPEAAIGGILGGNFMRVARDVWRPA